GGTCAAGGGCGAACGCCCAAAATGCATGTCTTGTGCGATGTATGCAATCGGCGGATGCGGGGTGAAATTTCAGGGCGAGAACCAGGTTGTTGGCGCCAGGAGGGCAAGCCGACAACGAATCCGGGAGAGGAACAAATCACGTTGAATATAGGGGGAACGTCGGCTCGGCGCCACCCTTTGCGAAAAATGCGCTGGTGGTTCCGCCGTGACGATCAGTTGCACGACGGCCGAGGGTTGCGCGCGCGGACCCTGAACAGATCGGATCGGAGAACGGCCGCCGAATTTGATGATCTGTCCGGCGACCGGAGCCGCCGGAACAGCAGTGATCAGGTTTGAGCTCAATCGGCCTTCACAGCGTGCCAGACGCCGGCGACGCCTTCGCCGCTCATGTCTCCGGCCTTCTTGTCCTTGACGAAGGTGTAGAGCGGCTTGCCATCATAGGCCCACATCTTGGTGCCGTCGGTTCGGTCGATGACGGTCCATTCGCCCTCGGTCTTTGCGCCGACCTCGGCCTTGAGCGGCGGCCAGTTGGCGGCGCATTTGTCGTAGCAGGTCGATTTGCCCTTCTCGTCCTTGTCGTAGGAATAGAGCGTCATGCCCTTGGCGTCGGTGAAGATCTTGGTGCCTCCGACATCGGCTTCCTTCCATGCCTGGGCGGCAAAGGACGCGGCAGTGCTCAACAAAAGCGCCGCCAGCCCGACTGTTATGGTTTTCATTAGGAATCTCCCTGGTGATCCGAAGAAGCGCGCGAAATCGCGGCCTCCTCTGTACAAACGCTTCCGAGAGACTGTTTCTTCCGGGCAATCCGCTTGGCCGGAGCGACGACTTGCCACGCAACGGTGATTGGTGGACAAGACTTGGGGTCGCTATATCGGCGCCACTGAGTGGAGCTTGGAAATGGCATTGGATATCGGCTATGTCAGCGCGGTCGGGGCGGGCGCCATCTCGTTCTTGTCGCCTTGCGTGCTGCCGCTGGTGCCGCCCTATCTCTGCTACATGGCCGGCATTTCGGTCGACGATTTCCGCGGCAATGCGGGTGTGACGGCACGACAGGGCACACGCGGCGCGCTGCTTTATTCCTCGCTCGCTTTCGTGCTGGGTTTCTCCACCGTCTTCGTGGCGCTCGGCGCCGGGGCTTCGACCATTGGCCGGCTGCTGCGCGTCTGGCAGGAGCCGCTGGCGATGGGAGCCGGCGTGCTCATCATCCTGATGGGTCTGAATTTCCTCGGCATACTGCGCATTCCACTGCTCTCACGCGAGGCGCGTTTCCAGTCGCAGGGCAAGCCGGCAAGCGCTGTCGCCGCCTATGTCATGGGCTTGGCTTTCGCCTTCGGCTGGACGCCCTGCATCGGCCCGGTGCTTGGGCCGATCCTGACGCTTGCCGGTGGACGCGAAACGGTGGGCGAGGGCGCATTGCTGCTTGCCGCCTATTCCCTCGGCCTCGGCATTCCGTTCCTGATCGCGGCGCTGTTTTCCGGCGCCTTCATGCGTTTCCTTGGAAAATTCCGCGTCCATCTCGGCCGCGTCGAAAAAGCCATTGGGGCATTGCTGGTCGTCGCCGGTATCTTCTTCCTCACCGGCGGCGTACAGACCGTGTCCTATTGGCTGCTGGAAAATTTCCCGGTACTTGGCCGACTGGGGTAGGCAGCACCAGCGCAGTTGACTGGCGGCATTGCCAATCAAACCGGTTGCAAGCCTTTCTCACTGAAGCGGGTTGCCGGAAAGGCTTTCCTGTAGCCTGTCAAGCCATGCCTTGAGCCGCGCCGCATCGTCGTTGGCTGCACCGTTGCTGGCCCCGCCATTGCCCTGGTCGTTGCCGACATTCCCGTTGCCATTTCCATCGGTGGTGTTGTCGTTGCCGTTGTTGTTTCCGATGTTGAAATTGCCGTTGTTGTTTCCGGAATTGCCGTTGCCATTGCCGTTACCGACGTTGCCGTTGCCGTTCCCATTGCCGCTACCAGCCATCACGGAGGTCACGGAAAACGCGATCGCCAAAGCGACCGCGAACATGAGCAGGACGGTGATCGTTGATGTGTTGTTGGCCATCGTTCACCTCACGGAGAGTTGCCGTTTGCCTTTGAAACCCCCGTTGCCGGCCCGGTATGCTGGTCCGGCTGCTGTGATAGCCCAATTGCCGTTGGCCGGCGGTGTGCCGTTGCCAGCATTACCGTTGCCGGCCAACGTTACTCTTTGTTACTCTTACTCTTACTTAGGGCAAACGGTGTTGAGCTGATCGCCAGAGTGCAAGCCACCGCAGACCGCCGAGACCGCAGACTGGGAGGATCCGGATCTGCTGTTGCTCCCGATGCCACCCGTGCCTCCGGTGCCACCCGTACCGCCTGTGCCACCAGTACCGCCTGTGCCACCAGTACCGCCTGTGCCACCCGTGCCGCCAGTGCCGCCGGTGTTGCCGTTACCGTTGCCATTGCCGTTACCGACGCCGGTGTTGCCGTTGCCGTTGCCGTTACCGTTGCCGACACCGGCATTGCCGTTGCCGTTGCCGTTGCCGTTGCCGA
The nucleotide sequence above comes from Mesorhizobium shangrilense. Encoded proteins:
- a CDS encoding COG4315 family predicted lipoprotein, translated to MKTITVGLAALLLSTAASFAAQAWKEADVGGTKIFTDAKGMTLYSYDKDEKGKSTCYDKCAANWPPLKAEVGAKTEGEWTVIDRTDGTKMWAYDGKPLYTFVKDKKAGDMSGEGVAGVWHAVKAD
- a CDS encoding cytochrome c biogenesis CcdA family protein translates to MALDIGYVSAVGAGAISFLSPCVLPLVPPYLCYMAGISVDDFRGNAGVTARQGTRGALLYSSLAFVLGFSTVFVALGAGASTIGRLLRVWQEPLAMGAGVLIILMGLNFLGILRIPLLSREARFQSQGKPASAVAAYVMGLAFAFGWTPCIGPVLGPILTLAGGRETVGEGALLLAAYSLGLGIPFLIAALFSGAFMRFLGKFRVHLGRVEKAIGALLVVAGIFFLTGGVQTVSYWLLENFPVLGRLG